The following proteins are encoded in a genomic region of Lytechinus variegatus isolate NC3 chromosome 7, Lvar_3.0, whole genome shotgun sequence:
- the LOC121418623 gene encoding histone-lysine N-methyltransferase, H3 lysine-79 specific-like, which translates to MGCGNSTPTNSKSNSLATLDSNSRPGSKTIPRNKSLESVLRDNEEHRADSRTSCRDSGIDSAKTSDGRRRQAANLESSSQLNNNEAKSSIESRVSPTKALAFEVMVDNTKNQGDSIIARHPPRRLQKLEIKREPTLTAEMIQEKLMESEERRRQVLEERGKSSKTSSRRRKQLILAREFGKLQESAEVKTKLEEKIDSASKNRSKAQADVIAKQKKRELRAKQAKERARRMREEENEENHFDVEKDETFNAEDDVDSWLDGDNNAALGSASTTSERIYNGRSSPTKKIHTDGPRVDKSLDYGSDSDENQGWTSKAYGAGQAAGKDDFFDT; encoded by the exons ATGGGGTGCGGAAACTCTACTCCAACGAACAGTAAGAGTAATTCCTTGGCAACTCTGGACAGTAACTCTAGACCAGGAAGCAAAACGATACCAAGGAATAAAAGCCTCGAGAGTGTGCTGAGAGACAATGAAGAACACAGAGCAGACAGTCGTACCTCCTGTAGAGATAGTGGCATTGACAGTGCAAAGACTTCTGATGGTCGAAGGAGACAGGCTGCTAATCTTGAATCAAGTTCACAATTGAACAATAATGAGGCAAAGTCATCTATTGAATCTCGTGTCTCACCCACAAAGGCTTTGGCCTTTGAAGTGATGGTTGACAATACTAAGAATCAAGGAGATAGTATTATTGCAAGACATCCACCCAGAAGATTACAG AAACTGGAAATCAAAAGGGAACCAACTCTTACTGCAGAAATGATTCAGGAGAAACTGATGGAGagtgaagaaagaagaagacag GTCCTTGAAGAAAGAGGTAAGAGTTCAAAGACATCATCAAGAAGACGGAAACAGCTGATACTTGCAAGGGAGTTTGGAAAACTCCAAGAGAGTGCAGAAGTTAAGACGAAG CTTGAAGAAAAGATAGATTCTGCCAGCAAGAACCGTTCCAAGGCTCAGGCTGATGTCATTGCCAAACAGAAGAAGAGAGAACTGAGAGCCAAGCAAGCCAAGGAGAGAGCTAGAAGGATGAGGGAGGAGGAGAATGAGGAGAATCACTTTGATGTAGAGAAGGATGAAACTTTCAATGCAGAAGACG ATGTGGACTCCTGGTTGGATGGGGATAACAATGCTGCACTCGGATCTGCATCTACAACATCAGAGAGGATCTATAACGGAAGGAGTAGTCCCACTAAGAAGATACATACGGATGGACCAAGGGTTGACAAGAGCCTTGACTATGGTTCAGACTCTGATGAGAATCAAGGATGGACTAGCAAAGCATATGGCGCAGGTCAGGCTGCAGGGAAAGATGATTTCTTTGACACATAG